The Tubulanus polymorphus chromosome 6, tnTubPoly1.2, whole genome shotgun sequence genome includes a region encoding these proteins:
- the LOC141907901 gene encoding coatomer subunit delta-like, whose protein sequence is MVLLAAAVCNKAGKAIVSRQFVEMTRSRIEGLLAAFPKLMNTGKQHTFVETESVRYVYQPLEKLYVLLITTKASNILEDLETLRLFARVIPEYSRNLEENEIINNAFSLIFAFDEIVALGYRENVNLAQIRTFTEMDSHEEKVFQAVRQTQEREAKENMKRRAKELQQQRREIQKRGGKSAVGYGGGFGSSSMSGRVGVDSGIVEVTMPDIPKQSYTSAPSKPSGTSRAMKLGSKSKDVDMFVDQLKSEGQQVTSTNAKPTAVQKISTPAVNQESVHLRMEEKISLTAGRDGGLQNMEVHGLVMLRISDDTFGRIKIGVINNDTRGIQLQTHPNVDKKLFQAQSTIALKNPSKPFPVNQDVGVLKWRFQTQDEANIPLSINCWPSENGPTCDVNIEYELENEDLELNNVVISIPVPSGVGAPVVNECEGEYTHDSRKNILEWHLDVIDSSNKSGSMEFSINGHPDDFFPVNVTFSSQRPFCELELMDVKTIDDSSPVKFSKEILFYVEKYEIV, encoded by the exons ATG gTGCTTTTGGCCGCGGCTGTTTGCAACAAGGCTGGTAAAG CCATTGTGTCGCGACAATTTGTCGAGATGACCCGTTCGCGCATTGAAGGCTTGTTGGCGGCATTtccaaaattaatgaacaCTGGTAAACAGCATACGTTCGTTGAAACTGAAAGCGTGCGCTACGTGTATCAACCGTTAGAGAAACTTTACGTGCTTTTGATCACGACGAAAGCTAGCAATATTCTCGAGGATCTAGAAACTCTTCGTCTATTTGCGCGTGTG ATTCCTGAATATTCGCGTAATTTGGAAGAAAATGAGATCATCAATAACGCATTTTCTCTAATTTTCGCGTTCGACGAAATTGTAGCTCTCGGTTATCGCGAGAATGTTAATTTGGCGCAGATTCGAACATTCACAGAAATGGACTCCCACGAGGAAAAGGTTTTCCAGGCTGTACGACAG ACGCAAGAACGTGAAGCGAAGGAGAACATGAAACGCCGCGCGAAGGAACTGCAACAACAACGCCGCGAAATACAGAAACGAGGCGGTAAATCGGCAGTCGGTTACGGCGGAGGCTTCGGTAGTAGTTCGATGAGTGGCCGCGTTGGCGTCGATTCAGGCATTGTTGAAGTCACGATGCCAGACATTCCGAAACAATCTTACACTTCAGCACCAAG CAAACCAAGTGGAACCAGCCGGGCTATGAAATTGGGTAGCAAAAGCAAAGATGTTGATATGTTTGTCGATCAACTGAAATCTGAAGGACAAC AGGTTACCAGTACTAACGCGAAACCAACAGCAGTACAGAAGATTTCTACTCCCGCTGTCAATCAAGAAAG TGTACATTTGAGAATGGAAGAGAAGATATCGTTGACAGCCGGCCGCGATGGTGGCCTTCAGAATATGGAAGTTCATGGTCTAGTCATGTTGCGCATCAGCGATGATACATTCGGGCGAATTAAAATCGGCGTCATTAATAATGATACGAGAGGAATCCAGTTGCAG ACACATCCCAATGTTGACAAAAAGCTTTTCCAAGCTCAATCGACGATTGCTTTGAAAAATCCATCCAAGCCGTTCCCCGTAAACCAAGACGTCGGTGTTTTAAAATGGCGATTCCAAACACAGGATGAAGCGAACATACCTTTGTCGA TTAATTGTTGGCCATCGGAAAATGGGCCAACTTGTGATGTAAATATCGAATACGAATTGGAAAATGAAGACCTCGAATTGAACAATGTTGTTATTAGTATACCAGTGCC GTCTGGAGTCGGCGCTCCGGTTGTGAATGAATGCGAAGGTGAATACACGCATGACAGTCGTAAGAATATCCTCGAATGGCACCTCGACGTTATCGACAGTTCGAATAAAAGCGGTAGCATGGAATTCAGCATCAACGGGCACCCGGACGACTTCTTCCCAGTGAATGTAACGTTTTCATCTCAACGACCGTTCTGTGAATTAGAG CTAATGGATGTTAAAACAATCGATGACTCCTCACCCGTCAAATTCTCGAAGGAAATTCTATTCTACGTGGAAAAGTACGAAATAGTTTAA
- the LOC141907903 gene encoding tubulin-specific chaperone cofactor E-like protein, whose amino-acid sequence MTSTLVKEIHDKYADDAADQSIDVSWKILAPKKPVAAGSGNLRLPPLVSLASRRIKSAAENLEDLRKFSQSITELDLSNNEISSWEEVMKILECLTSLKHLNLSFNPLSSVLNADHCKHPYPQLTHLVLNGCQASWDTLFIVLDTLPKLKELHLSLNSYDCVKLPMTQTNNDAKTFRTYDTVETLHMNKTDITKWCEIGKLGNMFPKLQNLVVTENKLEDFSIDELGTNADTFPNLKTLSVSNTLVSNWEAVQELASFPNLTEIRLQGIPLLQDYNEKQRRMFVLARLPAITRLNGSSVKDLEREDAERAFLRHYMNKAEKPARFDELEMKHGKLNALVEVDLSSHKQTTVQIKFENKVKVFRVDLNWTLSEFKERLKGFTDLPPRKFTVSHFSGDAPIYLHMDHATGRSRRLHSYRVDDGDIFVLTRKA is encoded by the exons ATGACTTCGACTTTGGTGAAGGAAATACATGATAAATATGCAGACGACGCTGCAGACCAATCTATCGATGTTTCGTGGAAGATTTTAGCTCCAAAGAAACCCGTTGCAGCAG GTTCAGGAAATTTAAGATTGCCACCGCTTGTGTCTCTAGCGAGTCGTCGTATCAAATCAGCTGCAGAAAACCTTGAAGACTTGCGGAAATTTAGTCAATCAATCACTGAACTTGATCTCTCAAACAATGAGATCAGCAGCTGGGAAGAG GTGATGAAAATCCTAGAATGTCTAACATCGCttaaacatttgaatttgagtttCAACCCACTGAGCAGCGTTTTGAATGCAGATCACTGCAAGCACCCATATCCTCAACTTACTCATCTTGTTCTTAATGGTTGCCAAGCATCATGGGACACTTTGTTCATAGTTTTGGACACATTGCCGAA GCTAAAAGAACTGCATTTGAGTTTGAACAGTTATGATTGCGTGAAATTGCCAATGACTCAAACAAATAATGATGCAAAGACATTCCGTACATATGATACTGTAGAAACCCTGCATATGAACAAAACTGACATCACCAAATGGTGTGAAATCGGCAAACTAGGCAATATGTTCCCAAAGCTTCAGAATTTAGTCGTAACCGAGAACAAACTGGaagatttttcgattgatgAGTTGGGAACGAATGCTGATACATTTCCTAATTTGAAAACACTTTCGGTCAGTAACACGCTAGTATCGAACTGGGAAGCCGTGCAGGAATTAGCATCATTCCCAAATCTAACGGAAATTAGACTGCAAGGAATTCCACTGCTTCAG GATTACAACGAAAAACAACGGCGCATGTTTGTCCTAGCTCGACTTCCAGCCATCACCCGACTAAACGGAAGTAGCGTTAAAGATTTAGAACGCGAAGATGCAGAACGGGCTTTTCTTAGACACTATATGAATAAAGCTGAAAAGCCAGCAAG ATTCGACGAATTAGAAATGAAACACGGCAAATTAAACGCTCTGGTTGAAGTGGATTTAAGTTCGCATAAACAGACGActgttcaaatcaaattcgAAAACAAGGTGAAAGTGTTCAGGGTCGATTTGAACTGGACTCTGTCCGAATTTAAGGAACGATTAAAAGGATTCACGGACTTACCGCCGAGAAAATTCACCGTCAGTCATTTCAGCGGTGATGCAcctatatatttacatatGGATCATGCTACTGGTCGTTCTCGTAGGTTGCATTCCTACAGAGTTGATGACGGGGATATATTTGTGCTGACGCGAAAGGCATAA